Part of the Bacillus cabrialesii genome is shown below.
AAACGTCTCTCAAGCCGCCAAAATCAGCGGGATCCCCCGGAGCACTTTCTACAAACGCCTGAAAAAATTCAACTTGTCCGCTGAATCATAAAGCATACTTCCTTTAAGAAATGGAAACGTTATGTATGAAGGAGGGTGTTAGAATGAATAGTCAAAGGGCAAAAGAAATTGTAGAATCTCCCGACATGAAGAAAGTAACATACAACGGAGTTCCTATTTACATTCAGCACGTGAATGAAGAGAACGGAACAGCGAGAATTTATCCGCTGGACGAACCGCAGCAAGAGCATGAAGTACAGCTGACCAGCTTAAAAGAGGATTAAATAAAAATGGCCCGCTTCATAAGCAGGCCATTTTGTTATCCGCGCGGCGCAAATAGGATGACACAGACGCCGATGAGACAAATCAATGCACCGATCCAGTCATACAAATCAGGTGTTTTCCGGTCGACAAGCCATCCCCACAGGACCGCAAGCACGATGAATACTCCGCCATAAGCAGCGTATACACGGCCAAAGGA
Proteins encoded:
- a CDS encoding YnfA family protein is translated as MLITILLFLAAGLAEIGGGYLVWLWLREAKPVGYGIAGALILIVYGILPTFQSFPSFGRVYAAYGGVFIVLAVLWGWLVDRKTPDLYDWIGALICLIGVCVILFAPRG
- a CDS encoding small acid-soluble spore protein H — encoded protein: MNSQRAKEIVESPDMKKVTYNGVPIYIQHVNEENGTARIYPLDEPQQEHEVQLTSLKED